From uncultured Bacteroides sp., a single genomic window includes:
- a CDS encoding HAMP domain-containing sensor histidine kinase, translating into MEKEHINLLFTNWIDEIKSSVFNKNYICVALFSTDGNLVFANKAMASFFEDEPCKCLINPTFDKLVKIESDSSMVYEGFLTLGDITTDNVKSIKSQIFIKNNELLIVGVADAKKLIKQYESMYDLNRETINLQRQLIKEKHTLQETLDQLNEANLELKEVNATKDKFFSIIAHDLRNPFVVLLGFSDLLAENLKEFSINQIEEQIKLISQTSHQTYELLEDILLWSKTQLGKLTFNPQRIYFEDLYQAVIHNLSNQIQKKNITINFIEHEKSLIFADLNMFKTILRNLISNAIKFTYTNGCITVYCEKKNENLIVSVSDNGIGISPENQARLWKLSEQYTTNGTDGEEGTGLGLFICKEFVEKHGGKIWLESELGKGSNFKFTIPLYKKEYSENTPISQIVNSSLNQTIST; encoded by the coding sequence ATGGAAAAGGAGCATATAAACTTACTGTTTACAAATTGGATAGATGAAATTAAGTCGTCTGTTTTCAATAAAAATTATATCTGCGTGGCACTGTTTTCCACTGACGGAAATCTGGTCTTTGCAAACAAAGCGATGGCTTCTTTCTTTGAAGATGAACCTTGTAAATGTCTGATAAACCCAACTTTCGATAAGCTGGTTAAGATAGAAAGTGACTCTTCGATGGTTTATGAGGGCTTTCTGACATTGGGCGACATTACGACAGATAATGTTAAATCAATCAAGTCGCAGATCTTCATCAAAAACAACGAATTGCTTATTGTGGGTGTTGCAGATGCAAAGAAACTTATCAAGCAATATGAATCAATGTACGATCTGAACCGCGAAACAATCAACCTGCAACGGCAACTGATAAAAGAAAAGCACACTCTTCAGGAGACATTAGATCAGCTGAACGAAGCGAACCTTGAACTGAAAGAAGTTAATGCAACAAAGGATAAGTTCTTTTCCATCATAGCACACGATTTAAGAAATCCGTTTGTCGTATTGTTAGGCTTTTCAGATCTTCTGGCTGAAAATCTGAAAGAGTTCAGTATCAATCAGATCGAAGAACAAATAAAATTAATCAGCCAGACAAGCCATCAAACCTATGAGTTACTGGAAGATATTTTACTATGGTCTAAAACACAATTAGGCAAATTAACTTTTAATCCTCAGAGAATCTATTTTGAAGACCTTTATCAGGCAGTAATTCATAACCTATCTAATCAGATACAAAAAAAGAACATCACTATAAATTTTATTGAGCATGAGAAATCCTTGATCTTTGCAGATCTGAATATGTTTAAAACAATATTGAGAAACTTAATATCAAATGCCATAAAATTTACATACACAAACGGTTGTATTACCGTTTATTGTGAAAAGAAAAACGAAAATCTTATTGTTTCAGTATCTGACAATGGAATTGGGATTAGTCCTGAGAACCAGGCCAGACTCTGGAAATTATCAGAACAATACACAACGAATGGAACAGACGGGGAAGAAGGAACAGGTTTAGGACTTTTTATCTGCAAAGAGTTTGTAGAAAAGCACGGTGGAAAGATATGGCTAGAGAGTGAATTAGGTAAAGGTAGTAACTTTAAATTTACTATTCCTTTGTACAAGAAAGAATATTCTGAAAATACTCCTATTTCCCAGATCGTTAATTCCAGCCTTAACCAGACAATATCAACATAA